DNA from Actinoplanes sp. SE50/110:
CTTGATCATTGCGCCCTGGCCGTCGACGACGGCACGGCCTACCGTTTCGTCCGCCGGATCCGCGGCGAGATGCTCGACGAGGCCGACGAGCGCCTCCCCCCGGTCTGGCGCCGGATCGCCGCCGACCAGGCCGCGCCTCTGGTCGCGGCGGCGGAGACCGGCGCGGCGACCTTCGTCGCCGACGGCGAGCCGCTGCGGGCCGTCGCGCAGGACCGGCACGAGCGGCGGGTGCGCTCCCTGGCCGCCCTGCCGTTGCGCACCCCGTCCGTGCGCGGGGCGCTGACCATGGGGTTCCGCCGCGCCCATGCCTGGCTGCCGGCCGAGCGTGCCCTGCTGCGCGCCGCTGCCGAGCTGGTGGCGCAGGCCGCCGAGCGGGCCCGCCGCTTCGAGGCGCAGCACGGCACCGCCCAGTTGCTGCAGCGCAGCATGCTGCCCGAGCATCTGCCCGAGCTGGACACGTTCCGGATCGCCGCGCGCTATGACGTGGGCGTCGACGGCAACGCCGCGGGTGGCGACTTCTACGACGCGTTCCGCCTGCTCGACGGTCGGCTGGCGATGGTGCTGGGCGACGTGGCCGGCCACGATGTGCGGGCCGCCGCGGTGATGGGGCAGGTCCGGGCGGCGCTGCGGGCGCTGGCGCTGACCGATCCGGCCCCGCCGAGCGTGCTGGCCGGGCTGGACCGGCTGGTCGGCTCGCTGGGTGCCGAGTCGCGGAACGAGGAGATCTTCGTGACCGTCGTCTACGGCGTGCTCGATCCGGCGGACGGGTCGGTGACGCTGGCCAGCGCCGGTCATCCGCCGCCGGTGCTGCGCCGGGCCGGCCTCGGCGGCGGGCCGGCCACCGCGGAGCTGGTCAAGGTGCCGCCGGGCGCCCCGCTCGGGCTGGGCGGCCGCTGGCAGACCGGAACGCTGACGCTGGAGCCGGGCGACACCATCCTGATGTACAGCGACGGTGTCGTCGAGCGCCGCGGCCACGCGTTGAACGCCGGCCTGGACGCCCTGGTCGCGGCCGCCGCCGGGTCGGCCAGCGGCGATCCGCGCAACATGTGCTCGCTGGCCACCGCCGCGGTCGCGGGCACCACCGACGACGACGTGGCGGTGCTCGCGGTCGAGCACGCGCTGGCCATGAGCCGGTCGGCGACGATGCATGTGGCCGCCGAGCCGACCGGGCCGAGCCGGGTCCGGCAGTGGATGTCGGCCCGGCTGCGCGAGTGGCAGGTGCCGGAGCCGGTGATCGGCGCGGCCATCCTGTGCACCAGCGAGCTCACCACCAACGCGCTGCTGCACGCCGGGACCCCGGCGCAGGTGCACATCGACCTGAATCTGGAGCGTCTGCTGGTCTCGGTGGCCGACACCGGCACCCGGGGCAGCGTGATCCGGGCACGGGCCGACACGCTCGCGAGCCGCGGCCGCGGGCTCGGCCTGATCGAGGATCTCAGCGACTCGTGGGGCACCGACCCCACGGTGCGTGGTTCGACGGTCTGGTTCGAGATGCTGCTCAACAGAGAGTGACAGCGCACGCCCTCGCCGCAAAGGTGACGCACGGTGAAAATGAACGCCGCCTTAACTCGCTTGCCGACGATCACCTGATTCACTCGCACACTTACGCTCAGTAGTTCATTTCTGCTCTAAACCGGACAATGAACCGTGCGGTAGTGACGATGCGTATTCAGTGCCGTAGAGTGCTCAAGCAACTGGGGAAGTCCACCATGGAGCGGCACATGCGGATCAGAGGCTATGCACCGATGACACCCTGTTGGGTGGAGTTGGCGAGTGCGGACCCTGCGCGAGCGGCGCAGTTCTACGGAGAGTTGTTCGGCTGGGAGTCAGCCGGTGACCGCTTCAAGCTCAACGGGCGGGCCGTGGCCGGCCTGACCCGCAGCGGGTCCGACCGTCCGGACGGGTGGCTGACGCATCTCAGCACGCCCGACCTGGAGGAGACCCTGGAGCAGGTGGCACTGGCCGGCGGCACCTGCCTGAGCCACCCGGCCGACGCGCACGGAGGGCGCCGGGCGATCGTGGCGGACCCGGCCGGCGCGGTCATCGGGCTGTGGGAGCCGTCCGACTTCGCGGGGGCGCAGGCCGGCGGCGAGCCCGGCACGATGTCCTGGCCGGAACTGATCACTGACGACACGCACACCGCCGCCCGGTTCTACGGGTCCGCGTTCGGCTGGCTGCTGCGCCACGACTTCGGCGTCGGCGAATGGCTGAACCAGGCGCACGACGCGATCGCCGGACTCACCCCGGGCTACCGGGGCGCCTGGTGGCGGGCGGCGTTCGAGGTGGAGGACATCGTGGAGGCCGCGGCACGCTGCGAGCGTCTCGGCGGGGCCCTGATCGCCGAGCCGGCCGAGGCCGGCCTGACCGAATTCGCCGAGCTCCGCGACCCGTTCGGCGCCCGTTTCACGGTCGCCGCGCTGGTGCACCACCCGGTCGAGCTGACCGTTTCGCTCGGCTCGCTGCCCGCTTTCCAGCGCTTCGCATAACCGGTTCCTCAGCACGGCGGGGCTCCCCGCCGAGGCGATCATCGCGGAAAGGCCGGCCCTCCGGGGCCGGCCTTTCGCCTGCCGCTTCTTCCGGTCGCGGCCACTCACGGTCCCGCCGATTTCCCGGTACGCGGTTTTCCGGCACACATTTTCCGGTACGCGGGTGTCAGAACTGATTCTCCGGTAAGCGAATCTCCGGTTACGCGGATTTACCGCGCCACTTCCCGAATCGCCGATTTCAGCGCCCACTACCGGATACGCGGCTCGCCGGCGCAGAGTCGTGAACAGTCACGATCATTGATGACCATTCGGCGACATCGCCTCCGGCCAGCTTCCGGCGCGGCGTGCGGCGGGGCTCGCGGACGGATCGTGCCCGCCGGCCGGCGCAGCGTGCGGCGCCGGCGGGGGACGAGAGGTCGTCAGCCATCGACGTACACCATGATGTTGACTATTAAGTTAAGATTTGAAGGAGTATCGTTCCCGCCATGGCCGAACCGCTCAGCGAGACCCAGATGCAGCACTGGCGCGCGTTCATCGAGAGCTCGTGGGCGCTGCACACCGCACTGGAGGACGAGCTGCGCGCCGCGACCGGCCTGAGCATGAACGACTACCACGTGCTCGTCGCGCTCGCCGAGGCTCCGGACCGCCGGATTCGGATGGGCGAGCTGGCGAACCGGCTGGTGCTGTCGCCGAGCCGGATCACCTACCAGATCAGTTCGATGGTCAAACGCGGACTCGTCGAGAAGCAGAGCTGCCCGGACGACAAGCGCGGCTACGAGGCGGTCCTGACCGATGCCGGGCTGACCGCGCTGCGCGAGGCCGCCCCGGCGCACCTCGAAACGGTTCGACGGCGATTCATCGACCGGCTGGAGCCCGACGAGCTGGCGGTGATCGGCCGGGCGTTCGCCAAGATCAGCGACGCGCATCGCTCCTAGTCAATATCGATCGTCGATGGTATGAACTTTGTTACACGTGTGGGAGCGCTCCCACTGCCACCGTCGACAACGTTTGGAGTGATCGGCAGATGAGCGAAACGCAGGCCGCCCCGCCCCCGGCCCGCTGGCGACGGGCAGCCTTCGCCCTGGCGACGGCCGCCGCCTTCCTGTTCGGCATGCCCGCCGGACCAGCCGGCGCCGCCCCCACGGCCGCCCTTTCCCGGATTGCCGCCGGATATGCGCACAGTTGCGCCATCCGCACCGACCACAGCCTGTGGTGCTGGGGCGGCAACAGCAAGGGTCAGCTCGGCGACGGCAGTACCGTCAGCCACGGCAGCCCGACCCGGGTCGGCACCGCCGGCGACTGGGCCGCCATCGACGCCGGCACCAGCTACACCTGCGGCGTCCGCACCGACCACAGCCTGTGGTGCTGGGGCGCCAACACCCGCGGCCAGCTCGGCGACGGCAGCACGACCAGCCGGAACACGCCGACCCGGGTCGGCACCGACAGCGACTGGGCGGTCGTCACCACCGGCGACAGCCACACCTGCGGCGTCCGCACCGGCGGCACCCTGTGGTGCTGGGGCTTCAACCGGCTCGGCCAGCTCGGCACCGGCATGTCGGTGTACACCGCGACCACGCCGCTGCAGGTCGGCACCGCCACCACCTGGTCGACCGTCTCGGCCGGTTTCGCACACACCTGTGCCACCCGCACCGACGGCACCCTGTGGTGCTGGGGCGACAACGGCGACGGCCAGCTCGGCCTCGGCGTGCTGACCCCGTCGGTCACCCCGGCGCAGGTCGGCACCGCCACCAACTGGGCGACGGTGACCGCCGGCTACGCCTTCAACTGCGCCACCCGCACCGACGGCACCCTGTGGTGCTGGGGCGACAACGGCTACGGTCAGCTCGGCGCGGGCGGCACGTACCAGACCGCGCCCGCCCAGGTCGGCAGCGGCACCACCTGGACCAGGGCGGACGCCGGCTTCAACACCGCATGCGGCGCCCGGACCGACGGCACCCTGTCCTGCTGGGGCAACAACGCCACCGGCCAGGTCGGCGACGGCAGCACGGTCAACCGCGGCACCCCGGTCCAGGTCGGCGCCACCACCACCTGGACCGGCGACTACGCCACCGGCTACCAGACGTGCGGATTCCGCGCCGACCAGAGCCTGTGGTGCTGGGGCAACAACGCCAACAGCCAGCTCGGCGACGGCACCACCACTCAGCGCACCACCCCGGGCCAGGTCACCCTGCCCAGCTGACACCGGTCCGCGCGGTTCCCGATCCCGCACCGGCATCCCGGTGCGGGATCAGTAGTACCAACGGTCGAGGTGGGTGCCGGAGCACTCGGCGGACTGCTGCAGATCCGTCTGCCGGTCCATGATCTCGTGCAGCTGCCCGTTGGCCGCATCGACGGCCGCCTGCGTGCCGGACAGGTCGCTCTCCGGGTCGAGGAGGTCGGTCATCCTGGAGTCCCGCTCCTGACGGGTCGCGATCAGGGTCTGACTGAGCTGGGTCCATCGACTCCTGGCATTGTTGCGCCTGCCGCTCGGCCTCGGCCTGCTGATCCGCCCCCGCCGGTGCCGCGTCGTCGGCGGCCGCGCCGGGCTCCCCGTCCGGGTTCAGCGGCAGCCCGGTCGTCGGCAGTCCACAAGCCTGCTGCGTCTGGCTGGCGTGCACGCTCACCGACTTGAGCAGCGGCATCACCTCGGCGGCGTGGTCCCCAGACCGGCACCGGGATCCGCCTTGACCGCCCGCCGCGGGCCGGGCGGGATCGTCACGATCCGGGTCTCCTCCGCCGCACGCCGGTGACTTGCCCACTGCCCGGTCCAGTCCGCGAGGTCGTGCATCCAGGCCGGCGAGCCGGGCTTGGCTCTCGATGCCCACTTCGTTGCGTTCTTCGAGGCGAAGTCGTCAAGGACGTCCGGGCTGACCTCAGCCCATGCGGGAAACCGCGCCAGCCAGTGTTCCGCCTGCTCGGGCGTGTGGCCGCTACCGATCAACCACTGTGTCAGCATTGCCAGCTCCACCCAGGGCGCCGCTCTGGTGGCGAATGCCCAATCGACGATGAACAGGCCGCGGGAGCTCACCATCAAGTTGGTCGGGGCGAGGTCGCTGTGGACGAGAACGTCACCGTCCATCGCCGGATGTGGGAACCCGAGCCGGCCCGTCGGCGTGAACAGCGGCACCTCGGGCGCCAGTGTCTTGCCGAGCCCTGTCAGCGCCTCAGCCAGAAGATCAAGGTGTGGGCTCCCCGGTGACAGGTCGGCGTGCGGGCCGTCGCAGTGCTCGAAGCCCACGACCAGCCAGCCGGCCGCCTCGAAGTGCCATTCGACCGCGGGCGAGTGAGGCCCCTTCACGGCCTCACTCACCCGCAGCTCGTAGCGCAGTGACCGGACGCCGAACTCGGTGCAGGCCGCCTTGACGAAAACCTTCCCGGCAGTCCCGCTGACGGTTGCGGCTATCTCCGCGTGGTCGCCGGCCTCGGCGGGGACGGCGTGCGTTCCGCCGATTCGGGCGGCTACCTTCGTCGTGACCGCCTCGGGCAGTGCAGTCCAGTCAATGCGCATCGATCAGTTGGCCTTTCAGATTCCCGGGTGGGGCGGGCAACAGGACTTCGCCTCGCCGACCCGGCACTCGGGGTCGACGAAGTAGCCGGTGGCCTGCAACGCCGGGAGCATGTATCCCATGGCCGAGCCGTCGGCCATGCCCTCGGTGATGATCGGTACGTGGTGCACGAAGCCTCCCGCGATCTGCTTGCCCGCGGCGAGATACGGCTCGGCGTGTTGCAGCGACACGTGTCAGGCGATGTCGACCGGCTCGGTCGGGACGACGCGGAACGACCGGCCGTCGGGCAGCAGCCGGCCGAAGTCGGGGTGATGATGACGGACTACACAGACCTCCTTCCCGTCGCCCATCAGGCGGTTGACCTGGCACGGAAGATCATGCGCACGATGCAACCGGGTGCACTGACCGCCAAGGGCGACCGCGACATGGCGAGTGAGGTGGACTACGCGATCGAGGACCAGGTCCGGACCTTCCTCGCCAAGCGCATTCCAGAGATCGGCTTTCTCGGTGAGGAGAACGGCCTCAGCGGGACAACGGAGAGGCTGGTGTGGGCGCTCGACCCGGTAGACGGCACCGTCAACTTCGTTCACGGTTCCCCGCTGTGCGCTGTCTCGCTCGGCTTGATCACCGAGAACCGCTCCGTTCTCGGCGTCATCGACTTGCCCTTTCTCGGTAGCCGCTACTCCGCGGCCGAGGGCAACGGCGCCCATGCCGACGGCCAGCCCATCCTGGTCAGCACGACGCAGCGAATCAGCGATGCGGTGGTGGCGCTGGGCGACTACGCGGTTGGGCAGGACGCCGCCGAGAAGAACCGGGCGAGGTTCGCAGTCACGCAACGGCTCGCCGCGAGCGTGCAGCGTGTCCGGATGCACGGATCAGCTGCCATCGATTTGGCGTGGCTGGCCATCGGTCGGGTCGACGCCGTCGTCATGCTGGCCAACAAGCCGTGGGACACCGCGGCCGGCGTGGTCATCGCGCGCGAGGCCGGCGCACTGATCGCCGACCGCGACGGCTCGCCCCACAGCTTCGCGTCGTCCGCGACGATCGCCGCCAACCCTGGGCTGCTCAGCGGCATCCTCGATCTTGCGGGCGGCGACCACAGGTAGACCCGACCCCGGACGCGCATCATGGGTTCTTCAGATTTGAAGCGAAACTCTGGTATTTCAGATTTGAAGGAGCTACGCTGGAGACCTCGAAGTCAGGAGGGCTCGAAATGCCTGCAATCACCGTCGATGACGTTCTCGTTCTGCCGCGCCTGCCGAAGCTGGACCCGGTCGCGACGGAGTTTCGGCCGGTTCGCCGCCTGACGACCGCGCCGCAGGGGTACGAGGGTGAGGGTTTCCCGGTGCGCCGGGCCTTCGCCGGGGTGCCGCTGAGCGAGCTCGACCCGTTCATCCACCTGGACCAGATGGGTGAGATCGACTACGCGCCGGGTGAACCCAAGGGGACCCCGTGGCATCCGCACCGGGGATTCGAAACGGTCACGTACATGATCGACGGGATCATGGACCACCAGGATTCGCTGGGCGGCGGCGGCTCGATCACCAACGGCGACACTCAGTGGATGACCGCGGCGAGCGGCATTCTGCACATCGAGGCGCCGCCCGAGCACCTGGTCACCAGCGGCGGGCTGTTCCACGGTCTGCAGCTGTGGGTGAACCTGCCGGCCGCGGCCAAGATGATCGACCCGAAGTACCAGGACATCCGCGGTAGGGAGTCGGCCCTGGTCACCACGCCGGATGGTGGGGGGCTGATCAGGATCATCGCGGGTGAGGTCGCCGGGCACGCCGGGCCGGGGTCGACGTTCACGCCGATCAACCTGACGCATGTGACGCTGCAGCCCGGGGCGCGACTGGACCTGCCGTGGCAGCCGGATTACAACGCGCTGGTCTACACCCTCTCCGGCGAGGGCTGGGCGGGCACCGACATGCGGCCGATCAGACTCGGTCAGCTGGCCACGTTCGGGGCGGGCGACGCGATCCGGGTGGAGGCGAAGAGCGAGCTCGACCTGTTCATCATGGGTGGCCGGCCGATCCGCGAGCCGGTGGTCCACTACGGCCCGTTCGTGATGAACACGAAAGCCGAGCTGCAGCAGGCCTTCGAGGACTTTCAGAAGGGTCGGCTGGGCGTCATTCCGGCGAGCCGGCTGCCGCACACCGATTGATCGATCCGGCGGTACGTCGTGGGCACCGGCGTGGTGCTCACGACGTACCGCCGCAATCGACGGCCTGGACCGGCCGCGGTCAGTGGGTGAGGGGGTGGCGGCGCATGCCGCTGATCGTTCCCCGTCCCCGGAATGCGGCTCAGGAACGGTTGGCGGCGCCGGCTTCGAGGGAGCGGTCGAGGTCGGCGCGGAGCCGGTCGAAGTCGGTGCCCTGGTCGGCGAGGATCCGCATGGCCAGGCCCTGACCCTCGCGGATGACGCCGAGCATGATGTGTTCGGGTGCGATGAACTTGTGCTTGAGGCGTAACGCCTCGCGCAGGGCAAGCTCCAGCACCTTCTTGTTCCGTTTGGAGAACGGGATGTGGCCGCCGGTGGTGGGGGCGGAGAATTTGCCGAAGATCCCCCTCTTCTTCGGCGCCGGGCGGGGCAGGCGCAGCGAGCCGGCCCCGAAATTCTCCTCGATGGCGGCCCGGACGGCGTCCAGGTCGATGCCGATCGCCTTGAGCGCGGCCGCGTCCTCGGCATCCTGGTCGGCGGTGACGGCGGCCTCGTCGGTGCGGTCGCCGACGGCGCGCACCACGGCGTCCCGGACCCGGGCGCGCTCGATGCCGGCCCGGTGCAGCACCGCGGCGGCCCGGCTGTCCTGAGCCAGCAGGCCGAGCAGCACATGCTCGGTGCCGATCACCGTGTGGCCCAGTTCGCGGGCCTCCATCTGGGCGCGGACCACGACGGTGCGGGCCTCCTTGGTGAATCGCTCGAACATCTCAGCCCTCCCGTGGATCGGTCATCGGCATCAGGTGCGCATGTTTCTTGTGTACGCCCTGGCGGGTCACCTCGAGCACGTCGGCGATCTCCTGCCAGGACCAGCCTCTTTTGCGCGCATTGGCCACCTGCAGGTGCTCCAGGCCCTCCAGCAGGCGGCGCAGTGCCACCACGGCGCGCAGCCCGACCCGGGGGTCGGCGCTGCTCGCGGCGGCGGCGAGGTCGGTTGCCTCGGTCATGCTGTCAACTTACGTTGACGCCATCCACATGTCAACCGCGGTTGACGGCTCCACAGGCATAGGCTCTCGGCCATGGACTGGATTCCGCGTTTCGCCGAGGTCGTGGTCCGGGCAGGGGTCAACATCCAACCCGGACAGGGTGTCGTGCTCAACACCGACACCGCCCATCTGGAGGTCGCCCGGGCGGTGGTCGAGGCGGCCTACGCGGCCGGCGCGGCCTGGGTCGAGCCGGTGTGGAGTGACGGGCCGATGCGCCGGTCCGCGGTCGACCACTCCGATCTGGCCGACCTCACCTCCTCCCGGCCGTGGGCGCTGCAGCGCATCCGCGAGTGGGCCGACCAGGGCGCCGCCTGGATCACCCTGATCGGCGACGCCGACCCGCACCTGCTCGACGGCGCCGATCCGGCGAAAGCCGCCGCGATCCGCACCGGGGAGATGGTCGCCCGGCGCGACGCGATGATCGGCAAGCTGCGCTGGACGGCGGTCGGCGCGCCGAATCCCGGCTGGGCCACCCAGGTCTACGGCGAGCCCGACCTGGAGCGGCTGTGGCAGGCCGTCGGCATCGCGATGCGCCTCGACGAGGACGATCCGGTGCAGGCGTGGCGGCAGCGCTCGGCGACGCTGGCCGAGCGCGGGACGGCGCTGGACGCGCTGGGTCTGACCGAGGTGCGCTATGTCGGGGAGGGCACCGATCTCACGGTCGGCCTGATCCCCGGCTGCCACTGGACCGGGGGCGGCATGATCGACGACGCCGGCATCCCCTACCTGGCGAACATTCCCACCGAAGAGGTGTTCACCAGCCCCGACCGGCGGCGCGCCGACGGCACGCTGCGGGTCACCAAGCCGGTGGCGATCGGCGGGCGGGTGGTCACCGGGCTGCGGCTGACCTTCGCGGGCGGGCGGATCACCGCGGTCACCGCGGACGAGGGCGCCGACGTGGTGCGGGCCCAGCTGGAGACCGACCCGGGTGCGCGTCATCTGGGCGAGGTGTCGCTGGTCGACAAGGAGAGCCGGATCGCGCGGACCGGCACGCTGTTCCACAACATGCTCTTCGACGAGAACGCCGCTTGCCACGTGGCGTGGGGGCAGAGTTTCCCGTTCGCCGTGCCGGGCGGGGTGGCGATGACCCCGGAGCAGCGTGCCGAGCTGGGGCTGAACTCCTCCGGGGTGCACACCGACGTGGTGGTGGGCGGCGCCGGCATCACGGTGACCGGCACCGGCCCGCGAGGGACGGTAGAGATCATCCGGGACGACGAGTGGGTCCTTGTTTGACGAGCTCTCAGAAGAGGTAAAGCATCGCTGCGGTGCCGAAAAGCACCAGCAGCAGCATCGTGACGAGCAGTCCGGTCTCGGCGGATTCGGCGACTTCGGGTACGACGTCGGTGGTCAGCGGCTCACTGCTCATGACGGGTTTTCCTCCGCAGATGGAACGCGACGATCGGGGGGTGATCGCGACATGCGCGCGGCGGACAGGGGGCTTACGGTGAGGGCATCATCGACCTCAGAGGGGTTGCCCGTGCCATTGGAGGACTGGCTTCTGACCGCCGCCGAACGCGGCAACCCGCACACCGGCATACCCACGTGGTCCGCTGGAAACACCGCCGAACCCCTGATTCACGGAAAAAGGTACTTCGCCCGGCTGACCGAGCGGGTGGAGAAGCTCCAGGCGGGTGACCACCTGTTCTTCACCGACTGGCGCGGCGACCCGGACGAGTTGGCGGTCGACGGCGGCCCGACGATCGCCGAGTTGTTCGCCGCGGCCGCCCGCCGCGGGGTGATCGTCAAGGGCCTGCTGTGGCGCTCCCACCTCGACAAGCTGGCGTATTCGGAGGAGGAGAACCGGAACCTCGGTGACCAGATCCGGGAGGCCGGCGGCGAGGTGCTGCTCGACCAGCGGGTCCGGCGCGGCGGCTCACACCACCAGAAACTCGTGATCCTGCGGCATCCCGGGCAGCCGGCGCTCGACGTCGCGTTCGTCGGCGGCATCGACCTGTGCCACAGCCGTCGCGACGACGACGATCATCACGGGGATCCGCAGGCGGTGCGGATGGCAAAGGCGTACGGGCCGACCCCGCCCTGGCACGACATCCAGCTGGAGCTGCACGGTCCGGTGGTCGGCGCGCTCGATCTCACTTTCCGGGAACGCTGGCGTGACCCGGCCCCGCTCGATCAGCACGGGCCGATCTCCACCGCCATCGACCTGCTGAATCACGCCGATCTGGACGCCGATCATCTGCCGCCGCAACCGCCGGACCCGCCGGAGTGTGGCCCGCTGACCGTGCAGGTGCTGCGGACGTACCCGGCGATGCGCCCGAAATACTCCTTCGCGCCGCTCGGCGAGCAGAGCATCGCCCGCGGCTACACCAAGGCGATCCGCCGCGCCCGGAAACTGATCTACCTGGAGGATCAGTATCTGTGGTCGGCCGAGGTCGCCAAGCTGTTCGCCGAGGCGCTGCAGACCAACCCCGAGCTGCACCTGGTCGCGGTTGTGCCACGGCACCCGGACGTGGACGGCCGCTTCGCGCTGCCGCCCAACCTGGTCGGCCGGGAGCAGGCCATCGAACTGTGCAAGCACGCCGCGCCCGATCGCGTGCACGTGTTCGACCTGGAGAACACCGAGGGCACGCCGATCTACGTGCACGCCAAGGTGTGCGTGATCGACGACATCTGGTGCAGCGTGGGCAGCGACAACTTCAACCGTCGGTCATGGACCCACGACAGCGAGCTGTCCTGCGCGATCCTCGACGACACGCCCGACGAGCGCGAGCCGGCCGACCCGGCCGGGCTGGGTGACGGCGCCCGGCGTTTCCCCCGCGATCTGCGACTCGCGCTGACGCGCGAGCATCTGGGCCTCCCCGCCGGCGCCGGGTCCGCCGAGCTCATCGATCCGATCGCGGTCGTACGAAGGATGGACGCGGCCGCCGCGGCGCTGCGCGACTGGCGCGACAACGGCCGGCACGGGCCGCGCCCGCCGGGGCACCTGATCCCGCACCAGACCGAACGCCTCCCGTGGTACCAGCGCGCCTGGGCGACCCCCGCGTACCGCCTGATCTACGACCCGGACGGCCGTCCCTGGCGCGATCGCCGGGCCGGCCGGTGGTGAAAGGTATATCCAGCCACACCCCAGGACTCGGGCCAGCGGGATGGGCCGCGACCGGCTGGCTGCCTACGGTGAAACCGTGTCCGCCACCACCCTGAGCGAGGCCCTCCGGGACCGCCGCTATCTGCTCACCCTCTGGCCCTGGCGCTCGGTCACCCACCTGGCCGTGACCGCCGTCGTCGCCGCGCCGCTCAGTTGCGGCCTGACCGTGCTGCTGCTCCCGCTGCTGGTCGCCGGCCGCGAGATCCTGCACGGTCACCCGCCCCGGCCGGCCGTCGTCTTCCTGGTCGTGATCGCCGCCGGGATGCTCGCCGTCGCCGCCCCGCTGATCGCGCTGCCGGTCGCCGCGCTGGAACGCCGCCGGCTGCGCCTGGTCGACCCGCGCCCGCTGCGCGGCACCCGGCCGGCCGGACCGGCCGCCGCGCTCCGGGACGAGGCGACCTGGCGCGCGGTGCTCTACACCGTGCTGCTGGCCCTGCTCGCCCCGCCGGTCTTCCTCGCCGCCTCCCTCTGGGTGTCCGTCGAGGCGCTGATGGTGGCCAGCCCGTTCGGCATCGGCACCTGGGAGTTCGGCAACTGGCAGGTGCACGGCGGAGCGCACAGCATCCCGCTCAGCGTGCTCGGCGTCTTG
Protein-coding regions in this window:
- a CDS encoding aminopeptidase, with the protein product MDWIPRFAEVVVRAGVNIQPGQGVVLNTDTAHLEVARAVVEAAYAAGAAWVEPVWSDGPMRRSAVDHSDLADLTSSRPWALQRIREWADQGAAWITLIGDADPHLLDGADPAKAAAIRTGEMVARRDAMIGKLRWTAVGAPNPGWATQVYGEPDLERLWQAVGIAMRLDEDDPVQAWRQRSATLAERGTALDALGLTEVRYVGEGTDLTVGLIPGCHWTGGGMIDDAGIPYLANIPTEEVFTSPDRRRADGTLRVTKPVAIGGRVVTGLRLTFAGGRITAVTADEGADVVRAQLETDPGARHLGEVSLVDKESRIARTGTLFHNMLFDENAACHVAWGQSFPFAVPGGVAMTPEQRAELGLNSSGVHTDVVVGGAGITVTGTGPRGTVEIIRDDEWVLV
- a CDS encoding phospholipase D-like domain-containing protein, encoding MPLEDWLLTAAERGNPHTGIPTWSAGNTAEPLIHGKRYFARLTERVEKLQAGDHLFFTDWRGDPDELAVDGGPTIAELFAAAARRGVIVKGLLWRSHLDKLAYSEEENRNLGDQIREAGGEVLLDQRVRRGGSHHQKLVILRHPGQPALDVAFVGGIDLCHSRRDDDDHHGDPQAVRMAKAYGPTPPWHDIQLELHGPVVGALDLTFRERWRDPAPLDQHGPISTAIDLLNHADLDADHLPPQPPDPPECGPLTVQVLRTYPAMRPKYSFAPLGEQSIARGYTKAIRRARKLIYLEDQYLWSAEVAKLFAEALQTNPELHLVAVVPRHPDVDGRFALPPNLVGREQAIELCKHAAPDRVHVFDLENTEGTPIYVHAKVCVIDDIWCSVGSDNFNRRSWTHDSELSCAILDDTPDEREPADPAGLGDGARRFPRDLRLALTREHLGLPAGAGSAELIDPIAVVRRMDAAAAALRDWRDNGRHGPRPPGHLIPHQTERLPWYQRAWATPAYRLIYDPDGRPWRDRRAGRW